In Carnobacterium sp. CP1, the following are encoded in one genomic region:
- a CDS encoding glycoside hydrolase family 125 protein has protein sequence MAYKEIPQSIQILMNKVTEKSKENPRWAENFNASFSNTLLTTVKKQADGTTFLLTGDIPAMWLRDSTAQVRPYLLVAKEDKDISDMIAGVVEKQLQYVNLDPYANAFNEEANSAGHQDDHTEMNPWIWERKYEIDSLCYPVQLSYLLYKETGRTDQFNETFKEAVKKILALWKVEQNHENSPYNFERDTWREEDTLVNDGKGSPIGVTGMTWSGFRPSDDRCIYNYLVPSNMFAVVVLDYLKEIYTEIVKEPSIVDEVTELREEIQSGIEKFAKVKNAAGETVYAYEVDGLGNYSIMDDSNVPSLLAAPYLGYCAEDDDVYLATRETILSKENPYFYEGKYAKGIGSSHTPENYVWPIALAMEGLTTSDKSEKKRILDLLVENDAGTNLMHEGFDVDNPNNYTREWFSWANMMFCELVLDYYDLRIKK, from the coding sequence ATGGCTTATAAAGAGATACCTCAATCAATTCAAATATTAATGAATAAAGTTACTGAAAAATCAAAAGAAAATCCAAGATGGGCTGAAAATTTTAATGCTTCATTCTCTAATACCTTATTGACAACCGTTAAAAAACAAGCAGATGGAACAACGTTTTTACTGACAGGCGACATTCCGGCAATGTGGTTAAGAGACTCAACAGCACAAGTTCGCCCTTACTTGCTGGTAGCAAAAGAAGATAAAGACATTTCTGATATGATTGCAGGAGTAGTTGAAAAGCAATTGCAGTATGTTAACTTGGACCCTTATGCAAACGCTTTTAATGAAGAAGCCAATAGTGCTGGACACCAAGATGATCATACTGAAATGAATCCATGGATTTGGGAACGCAAATACGAGATCGACTCATTGTGTTATCCGGTTCAATTAAGCTACTTGCTGTACAAAGAAACCGGCAGAACTGACCAATTTAACGAAACATTTAAAGAAGCAGTAAAGAAAATTTTAGCACTTTGGAAAGTAGAACAAAATCACGAAAACTCTCCATACAACTTTGAACGCGATACTTGGAGAGAAGAAGATACATTAGTAAACGACGGTAAAGGCTCGCCGATCGGAGTAACAGGAATGACATGGTCAGGTTTTAGACCAAGTGATGACCGCTGTATCTACAATTATTTAGTGCCTTCAAATATGTTTGCAGTCGTTGTGTTAGATTATTTAAAAGAAATTTATACCGAGATAGTCAAAGAACCATCTATAGTTGATGAAGTTACAGAATTGCGTGAAGAGATCCAATCCGGTATTGAGAAATTTGCTAAAGTAAAAAACGCAGCAGGCGAAACAGTTTACGCATATGAAGTCGATGGGTTAGGGAATTACTCTATTATGGATGATTCAAACGTTCCCAGCTTGTTGGCAGCCCCTTACCTAGGCTACTGTGCAGAAGACGACGACGTTTACTTGGCAACACGCGAAACAATTTTAAGCAAAGAAAATCCTTATTTTTATGAAGGGAAATATGCTAAAGGTATCGGAAGTTCGCATACGCCTGAAAATTATGTTTGGCCGATTGCTCTAGCGATGGAAGGTTTGACCACTTCTGATAAAAGTGAGAAGAAACGCATCTTAGACTTGTTGGTTGAAAATGACGCAGGAACAAATTTGATGCACGAAGGCTTCGATGTTGATAACCCGAATAATTATACGAGAGAATGGTTCTCTTGGGCAAATATGATGTTTTGCGAATTGGTATTAGATTATTATGACTTACGGATTAAAAAGTAA
- a CDS encoding sensor histidine kinase: MKTKMKSNQIYSLLKTYSIILILFFTIFSIAVGQLLHENNKKIALQSIQNASGRIEFLVNKNQEKVEEVAVSLTSTPEQITNIHQYFELSYADYLSEVLDTNYRTDSYYYLPKAIESLYYNESSLLAASISLTNYPDIYYSQTGNLMGEKVKQLPITDAIRFSTILMNRNTLQPIGSLHMDFEKENFNQILTNQNTNYTVQTFIFSNTNQLIYEGSNNKNNTTLSTKLVDQMAVDSKIDLKDLEKEYYITESLTKNAHQIYTLIPRREIVISTLKSTFGLFLFSLLFDIILLLILFNLFKKYVVQVEDILVSINQVAGGDSGNRINTQDKKAETKQIAEGINDMLDSMQRYIKDIYELELKQKDADMRALQSQINPHFLYNTLEYIRMSAISEGADELADVVFHFGTLLRNNISHEKIVTVENELKFCEKYIYLYQMRYPDQFAYLFKVCDDVKEVMIPKFAIQPLVENYFAHGIDFAKIENAISVKAYQENGKTKLVIIDNGVGIPKRQMEQINRSFKETELFKPGSVGIMNVYTRMKLYFGESFKMEIKETAGGGTTIIMEF; encoded by the coding sequence ATGAAAACAAAAATGAAAAGCAACCAAATTTACTCTTTGTTAAAAACGTATTCGATTATATTGATTTTGTTTTTTACCATTTTCAGCATAGCAGTAGGACAATTGCTACATGAAAATAATAAAAAAATAGCATTGCAAAGTATTCAAAATGCTTCAGGACGGATTGAATTTCTAGTTAATAAAAATCAAGAGAAAGTTGAAGAAGTTGCGGTCAGCCTCACCTCAACACCAGAGCAGATTACTAACATTCACCAATACTTTGAATTGTCTTATGCTGACTATTTATCAGAAGTGCTGGATACGAATTACCGGACAGATAGTTATTATTATTTGCCTAAAGCAATTGAAAGTCTTTATTATAATGAGAGCTCGCTTTTAGCCGCTAGCATCAGCTTAACAAATTATCCGGATATCTATTATTCGCAAACTGGCAACTTAATGGGTGAGAAAGTAAAGCAATTACCAATAACAGATGCTATTCGTTTCTCAACAATTCTTATGAACCGCAATACATTGCAGCCAATCGGTTCTTTACATATGGATTTTGAAAAAGAAAATTTCAATCAAATTTTGACGAACCAAAATACAAACTACACGGTTCAAACGTTTATTTTTTCCAATACGAATCAATTGATTTATGAAGGAAGCAATAATAAAAATAATACAACATTATCAACTAAATTAGTTGATCAAATGGCGGTGGATTCGAAAATTGATTTGAAAGATTTGGAGAAAGAGTATTATATCACTGAATCACTGACTAAAAATGCTCATCAAATTTATACATTGATACCGCGCAGGGAGATAGTCATTAGCACGTTGAAAAGTACTTTTGGTCTATTTTTATTCAGTTTACTATTCGATATTATCTTATTGCTGATTCTTTTTAATTTATTTAAGAAATATGTGGTTCAAGTAGAAGATATTTTGGTTTCAATCAATCAAGTTGCTGGTGGCGATAGCGGCAATCGAATCAATACCCAAGATAAAAAAGCAGAAACAAAACAAATAGCAGAAGGCATAAATGATATGCTGGACAGTATGCAGCGTTATATCAAAGACATATATGAACTAGAACTCAAACAAAAAGATGCTGATATGCGAGCTCTGCAGTCTCAAATCAATCCTCACTTTTTATATAATACTTTAGAGTATATCCGAATGAGTGCTATTAGTGAAGGTGCTGATGAGCTGGCAGATGTGGTTTTCCATTTTGGCACTTTATTGAGAAATAATATTTCTCACGAGAAAATAGTGACAGTAGAAAATGAATTAAAGTTTTGTGAAAAATACATTTACCTTTACCAAATGCGATATCCTGACCAATTTGCTTATTTATTTAAGGTTTGTGATGATGTCAAAGAAGTGATGATTCCTAAATTTGCTATTCAACCGCTGGTAGAAAATTATTTTGCACATGGAATTGACTTTGCGAAAATAGAAAATGCTATCAGCGTCAAAGCGTATCAGGAAAATGGGAAAACAAAATTAGTTATTATTGATAACGGCGTAGGTATTCCGAAACGTCAAATGGAACAAATTAATCGTTCTTTCAAAGAAACGGAATTGTTTAAACCTGGTTCAGTTGGAATTATGAATGTGTATACCCGAATGAAACTTTACTTTGGTGAGAGTTTCAAAATGGAAATAAAAGAAACTGCCGGTGGAGGTACAACGATTATAATGGAATTCTGA
- a CDS encoding response regulator transcription factor: MYKVLLVDDEYMILAGLKKLIDWESLGMEIVETARNGKKALDYIMEHPIDIILTDVTMPVLSGIDFIQEAQKTAQPFKFIILSGYQEFEYVKNGMRLGASNYLLKPIDKEELYHSLENILKEFEQEKLYNQADQVIFEGLLGRWIRNELREDQFDQLVENYLFKVPEDPSFTVVIVRSRQKGNWETSFKETCRELNISLYFSLNETEKVIILAGQDSKMMELELNQLSETLKNNCLFFIGTCIKQPGKVYKSYKYALKAKDHADFYGKQLVFNKYKENNMTDLTLSGLVTDLNEGIFSKNIQRISKEVSLFVNQLIDGQMNAENIKRLMYLVLVNIYLQFDAIESDKFLKKTKAIFDSETFNELAMVMETDLLPLDELKKQLLYSDLTKQTIEIVQTEYMEDLNLKGIAKILHVNVMYLGQVFKKETGKSFSKYLNHYRINLAKELLLRSKEPVNDIASRIGYQNQGYFYKNFKNLVGQSPREFRDQIQ; this comes from the coding sequence GTGTATAAGGTATTATTAGTAGATGATGAATACATGATTTTAGCTGGTTTAAAAAAACTAATTGATTGGGAAAGCCTTGGTATGGAGATAGTAGAAACGGCTAGAAATGGGAAAAAAGCACTAGATTATATTATGGAACACCCAATCGATATTATCTTGACCGATGTTACAATGCCCGTTTTATCAGGAATTGATTTTATTCAAGAAGCTCAAAAAACAGCTCAACCATTTAAGTTTATTATTCTTTCAGGCTATCAGGAATTTGAATACGTTAAAAACGGGATGCGTCTAGGAGCTTCTAACTATTTGTTGAAGCCAATCGATAAAGAAGAACTGTATCATTCACTTGAAAATATATTGAAAGAATTTGAACAGGAAAAACTTTACAATCAAGCAGATCAAGTTATTTTTGAAGGTTTGCTAGGCAGATGGATAAGAAACGAACTGAGGGAAGATCAGTTTGACCAATTAGTTGAAAATTATTTGTTTAAGGTGCCTGAAGACCCATCATTTACTGTTGTGATTGTTCGAAGTAGACAAAAAGGAAATTGGGAAACTAGTTTTAAAGAAACTTGCCGTGAGCTAAATATATCTCTCTATTTTTCTTTAAACGAAACAGAAAAAGTCATCATTTTAGCAGGGCAAGATAGCAAAATGATGGAGCTGGAATTAAATCAGTTAAGTGAAACGTTGAAAAACAATTGTTTATTCTTTATTGGGACATGTATTAAACAACCAGGAAAAGTTTATAAAAGTTACAAATATGCCTTGAAAGCAAAAGACCATGCTGATTTTTATGGAAAGCAACTTGTTTTTAATAAGTATAAAGAAAATAATATGACCGATTTGACTTTATCAGGGTTGGTGACCGATCTAAATGAGGGGATTTTTTCTAAAAACATCCAACGTATCTCTAAAGAAGTTAGTTTGTTTGTCAATCAACTAATAGATGGCCAAATGAATGCAGAAAATATTAAACGTTTGATGTATTTAGTTTTAGTTAATATTTATTTGCAGTTTGATGCTATTGAAAGTGACAAGTTTTTAAAGAAAACAAAAGCTATCTTTGATTCAGAAACATTTAATGAATTAGCAATGGTAATGGAAACTGATTTACTGCCTTTGGATGAATTAAAAAAACAATTACTTTACAGTGACTTGACCAAACAAACGATTGAAATTGTGCAAACGGAGTATATGGAGGATTTAAATTTAAAAGGTATTGCAAAAATCCTTCATGTAAATGTTATGTATTTAGGACAGGTCTTTAAAAAAGAAACGGGCAAGAGCTTTTCCAAGTATTTAAATCACTATCGAATCAATTTAGCAAAAGAGTTATTGCTGCGTTCAAAAGAACCGGTTAATGATATAGCAAGCCGAATTGGCTATCAAAATCAAGGCTATTTTTACAAAAACTTTAAAAACTTAGTAGGACAATCACCAAGAGAATTCAGGGATCAAATTCAATAG
- a CDS encoding DUF624 domain-containing protein: MISKGIETTFNKVYYLIKLSLYFWGLSFIGLVIFGVTPAMMTIVEEHDEANWDFNQIKWKNLFEKFKQNFKQGNQLLLFYLMVVLIIGYNLFIALQTKGLLFLVLDFVLIFVLFILILSFIINLAVLTFFEVTLIDSLKLSVIQFFTKTKECFLLIFGLIIVSVITYKFPGLILFISTGLLAGVISTSTKRMFQNILVD; this comes from the coding sequence GTGATTTCAAAAGGAATTGAAACAACGTTTAACAAAGTGTATTACCTAATTAAATTAAGTTTATATTTTTGGGGGTTAAGTTTTATCGGATTAGTGATTTTTGGTGTTACACCAGCAATGATGACTATTGTGGAAGAACATGATGAAGCAAACTGGGATTTTAATCAAATCAAATGGAAAAATCTTTTTGAAAAGTTCAAACAAAACTTCAAACAAGGCAATCAATTGCTTTTATTTTATCTGATGGTCGTTCTGATTATTGGATATAATTTATTTATTGCTCTTCAAACAAAAGGTTTGCTCTTTTTAGTGCTCGATTTTGTGTTGATTTTTGTACTATTTATATTAATATTGTCATTCATTATCAATTTGGCTGTTTTGACATTTTTTGAGGTTACTTTGATCGATTCATTGAAATTATCGGTCATCCAATTCTTTACAAAGACAAAAGAATGTTTTTTGCTAATATTCGGTTTGATAATAGTTAGTGTAATAACTTATAAATTCCCTGGTTTGATTTTGTTTATTTCAACTGGGTTATTAGCTGGAGTTATCAGTACCAGTACCAAAAGAATGTTTCAAAATATCTTAGTTGATTAA
- a CDS encoding GntR family transcriptional regulator has protein sequence MKKEPLYKVIYDSLKTKILNGTFPFNSQLPTEKELSDQYKVSRITSKRALNDLAEEGYIKRISGKGSFVILEKQPLAKTFNITLLLPFFKNAGLEQYVQGISDCLKSTPFQLTIHYTQEDPLKQRQLIHSLSKETCDGLILYPDFPSTLVDLVYNLYLDDLPIVLLDKELVGLPVPVISSANFQGGYEATVYAIRQGHKKILFFSLASLLENTAVKNRYLGYLKALHEYNFKLDIGPYLNDRPLTMDQNQLIQSFLETTKKQGYTCIFVEHDVLAMELISTAANMGWDIPTDMSFIGFDDISLARMITPKLTTVKQDFYQIGYTATEVLLSMIADSAKKDTLRSIEVSAKLRVRESVQTKYEAKRD, from the coding sequence TTGAAAAAAGAACCCCTTTATAAAGTCATTTACGACTCTTTAAAAACGAAAATTTTAAATGGTACGTTTCCTTTTAACAGCCAGCTGCCGACAGAAAAAGAATTATCTGACCAGTACAAGGTAAGTCGCATTACCAGCAAACGAGCTTTAAATGATCTAGCTGAAGAAGGTTATATCAAACGTATTTCAGGCAAAGGAAGTTTTGTCATTCTTGAGAAACAGCCTCTTGCAAAAACATTTAATATCACTTTATTGCTGCCCTTTTTTAAAAATGCTGGATTAGAGCAATATGTACAAGGCATTTCAGATTGTTTGAAGTCTACTCCATTTCAATTAACGATTCATTACACACAAGAAGATCCTCTTAAACAACGCCAACTAATTCACTCTTTATCTAAAGAAACTTGCGATGGTTTGATTCTTTATCCTGATTTCCCTTCAACTTTAGTTGATCTTGTTTATAACCTGTACTTAGATGATCTCCCCATTGTTTTGTTAGATAAAGAATTGGTTGGTTTGCCGGTTCCCGTTATTTCTTCAGCAAATTTTCAAGGTGGTTATGAAGCAACAGTATATGCTATTCGACAAGGCCACAAAAAGATATTATTTTTTTCATTAGCTTCGCTTCTCGAAAATACGGCTGTTAAAAATCGTTATTTAGGCTATCTAAAAGCACTTCATGAGTACAATTTCAAATTAGATATAGGTCCATACCTGAACGATCGTCCGCTTACAATGGATCAAAATCAATTGATTCAATCTTTTCTGGAAACAACAAAAAAACAAGGCTATACCTGCATCTTTGTTGAACATGATGTCTTAGCGATGGAACTGATTTCGACCGCTGCTAATATGGGCTGGGATATTCCAACCGATATGTCTTTTATCGGATTCGATGATATTTCTCTGGCTCGCATGATCACTCCTAAGCTAACTACTGTAAAACAAGACTTTTATCAAATCGGATATACTGCAACAGAGGTTTTATTGTCAATGATCGCCGATTCTGCTAAAAAAGATACTCTCCGCTCAATTGAAGTTTCTGCCAAATTAAGGGTTCGAGAATCTGTCCAGACTAAATACGAAGCGAAAAGGGACTGA
- a CDS encoding glycoside hydrolase family 1 protein, which translates to MKKFPDGFLWGAAASAPQTEGAALIDGKAPTTWDKWFEMNPEKFYKGVGPKDTSNVYQQYAEDVQLMEDMSLNSYRTSISWARLLPDGKTLNQQAVDFYRNYFVSLIEKGVEPIINLFHFDMPWWLMEKGGWESRESVEDFGYYAKVAFEQFGDLVHRWTTFNEPIVHVECGYLFEFHYPAVVDFKRAVQVGYHTLMAHTQAVEEFRRGKHTGEIGIILNLTPVYSKSDAPEDIKAKDMADALNVKSFLDPVVLGHFPTELVQLLKENNLLPATETGDKEKLAQTTIDFLGVNYYQPKRVQAVNQPAVPAKMPSDLYAEYDWPEKKINPYRGWEIYPEALYDIAMRIKNDYKNIPWYVSENGMGVAEEERFVDEDGVIQDDYRIEFVQDHLAELHKAVEQGSHCFGYHMWTFVDCWSWLNGYRNRYGFYRVDIENDFKRTPKKSSFWMKTVIENNAID; encoded by the coding sequence GTGAAAAAATTTCCAGACGGTTTTTTATGGGGAGCAGCAGCATCTGCTCCGCAAACAGAAGGGGCAGCATTGATTGACGGAAAAGCTCCGACAACATGGGATAAATGGTTTGAAATGAATCCTGAAAAATTCTATAAGGGTGTTGGGCCGAAAGACACGTCAAACGTTTACCAGCAGTACGCTGAAGACGTCCAATTGATGGAAGATATGAGTTTAAATTCTTATCGGACTTCGATTTCATGGGCTCGCTTATTGCCAGATGGAAAAACTCTCAATCAACAAGCGGTAGATTTTTATCGTAATTACTTTGTCAGCTTGATTGAAAAAGGTGTTGAACCGATCATCAACTTGTTTCACTTCGATATGCCATGGTGGCTGATGGAAAAAGGCGGTTGGGAAAGTCGGGAATCGGTGGAAGATTTCGGATATTATGCTAAGGTTGCCTTTGAACAATTCGGCGATTTGGTGCATCGTTGGACAACGTTTAACGAGCCTATTGTCCATGTTGAATGCGGCTACTTGTTTGAATTTCATTATCCAGCAGTCGTTGACTTTAAACGTGCTGTTCAAGTAGGTTACCATACCTTGATGGCACATACTCAAGCTGTTGAAGAATTTAGAAGAGGTAAACATACCGGAGAAATCGGCATTATTTTAAACTTAACACCGGTCTACAGTAAAAGTGATGCACCTGAAGATATTAAAGCCAAAGATATGGCTGATGCGTTAAACGTGAAGAGTTTTCTCGATCCTGTTGTTTTAGGACATTTTCCAACTGAATTGGTTCAATTATTAAAAGAAAATAACTTGCTGCCAGCTACTGAAACAGGCGACAAAGAAAAGCTGGCTCAAACAACCATTGATTTCTTAGGTGTCAATTATTATCAGCCTAAACGCGTACAAGCAGTGAATCAGCCTGCTGTTCCTGCAAAGATGCCAAGCGATTTATATGCAGAGTATGACTGGCCGGAGAAAAAAATAAATCCTTACCGCGGCTGGGAAATCTATCCTGAAGCACTTTACGACATTGCTATGCGGATAAAAAATGATTACAAGAATATCCCGTGGTACGTATCTGAAAACGGTATGGGCGTAGCAGAAGAAGAGCGCTTCGTGGATGAAGATGGCGTTATTCAAGATGACTACAGAATTGAGTTTGTTCAAGATCACTTAGCTGAACTGCACAAAGCAGTCGAACAAGGCAGCCATTGTTTCGGTTACCATATGTGGACCTTTGTGGACTGCTGGTCTTGGCTGAACGGCTACCGCAATCGTTATGGTTTTTACCGCGTCGACATTGAGAACGACTTTAAACGAACACCTAAAAAAAGCAGTTTTTGGATGAAAACGGTTATTGAAAACAATGCAATAGACTAA
- a CDS encoding GH92 family glycosyl hydrolase has product MMLELIDTRQGTNNDRNFSNGNTLPYTGVPFGMNHYAVQTNNEDSWFFNPYHRVFQGIRLSHQPSPWMGDFCPLLMTPIAGSELSNDIPSYQSSYRPEEAVFSPHYLKIKQLRYNIVTELTPSERGCRLDLTYRTEKQAGIVFHMPGEKSWFKLEPETKTVSGFVNYAAGSHDPDFGMYFRVRFDYAFDVKTSGLVESDKGKQLILYFEDAAHQTVHASLTTSFISLKQANLNYEREIADSFEEQKRSAEKSWEHYLERISVSHENQEYVKTFYTCLYRMFLFPQKFYELNEAGLPVHYDTTAKEVKSGYLYTNNGFWDTYKTVYPLYSIIAPEEYKEILAGILTAYNESGFLPKWLSPDERGMMPGTLVDAVIADAAVKGLLSEAETAEFLEAMIKTATVKSGNSVYGRLGIEEYDRLGYVSTDVSESVNQTLDYAYSDFCISQTAAVLNDQQPVVEQFKKTSLNYRNLFDQETGFMRGKDAEGKFRKGFSADRWGFDYTEGSAWQNSFGVYHNIQDLIDGYESETAFLNRLTELCNTQPSFEVGSYGFEIHEMSEVSAIDYGQLALSNQPSFHIPYLFNYVGKPASTQVVVKQLMTRLFNSGFEGFPGDEDNGSMSGWFVFSSMGFYPVTPGSGEYVLGIPLFDEVTIHLPDGKTWEIETRNNTAQANFVTEVYKNQVPYNKLYLTHADLLSGGRFTVHLGLAPVYKKITKEERPFSLKNRLI; this is encoded by the coding sequence ATTATGTTAGAATTGATCGACACAAGACAAGGAACGAACAATGACCGTAATTTTTCTAATGGCAACACACTGCCTTATACGGGTGTGCCATTCGGCATGAATCATTATGCTGTTCAAACAAATAATGAAGATAGCTGGTTTTTTAATCCGTATCACCGAGTATTTCAAGGTATTCGTTTGTCCCATCAACCTAGTCCTTGGATGGGAGATTTTTGCCCGTTGTTGATGACACCTATCGCAGGAAGCGAGCTTTCAAATGATATTCCTTCTTATCAAAGTTCTTATCGCCCTGAAGAAGCAGTATTCAGTCCGCATTATTTAAAGATCAAACAACTGCGCTATAATATTGTGACGGAGCTGACTCCGAGCGAACGAGGGTGCCGTCTAGATCTTACTTATCGGACTGAAAAACAAGCAGGAATTGTTTTTCATATGCCTGGGGAAAAAAGCTGGTTTAAGTTAGAACCGGAAACAAAAACAGTCAGTGGATTTGTCAACTATGCTGCCGGCAGTCATGATCCTGATTTTGGCATGTATTTCAGGGTTCGATTTGATTATGCATTCGATGTGAAAACTTCTGGTCTTGTTGAGTCAGATAAGGGCAAACAACTGATTCTATATTTTGAAGACGCTGCTCACCAAACAGTCCATGCGAGTTTAACTACATCTTTTATCAGCCTGAAACAAGCTAATTTGAATTATGAACGAGAGATAGCCGATTCATTTGAAGAACAAAAGCGATCTGCTGAAAAAAGTTGGGAACATTATTTGGAGCGGATCAGCGTTTCTCATGAAAATCAAGAATATGTTAAAACATTTTATACGTGTCTGTACCGAATGTTTTTATTTCCACAAAAGTTTTATGAACTAAACGAAGCAGGACTGCCGGTGCATTACGATACAACGGCAAAAGAAGTGAAATCAGGGTATTTGTATACGAATAATGGTTTTTGGGATACGTATAAAACGGTTTATCCGTTGTACTCTATCATAGCACCGGAAGAGTACAAAGAAATATTAGCCGGAATTTTAACGGCTTATAACGAAAGCGGCTTCTTGCCTAAATGGCTTTCTCCTGACGAACGCGGGATGATGCCAGGTACTTTAGTAGATGCAGTCATTGCAGATGCAGCTGTTAAAGGGTTATTATCAGAAGCTGAAACAGCAGAGTTTTTAGAAGCCATGATCAAAACAGCTACCGTTAAGAGTGGGAATTCTGTATACGGTAGATTAGGAATTGAAGAATACGATCGGCTAGGGTATGTTTCAACAGATGTATCAGAAAGTGTTAATCAAACATTGGATTATGCGTACAGCGATTTTTGTATCAGTCAGACTGCTGCAGTGCTCAACGACCAGCAACCGGTAGTAGAACAGTTTAAAAAAACATCCTTAAATTATCGGAACTTATTTGACCAGGAAACTGGATTTATGCGGGGGAAGGATGCTGAAGGGAAATTCAGAAAAGGTTTTTCTGCTGACCGCTGGGGTTTTGATTATACAGAAGGGAGCGCTTGGCAAAATAGTTTTGGTGTGTATCATAATATTCAAGATCTGATTGATGGTTATGAAAGTGAAACAGCTTTTTTAAATCGGTTGACTGAGCTGTGCAACACGCAGCCTTCATTCGAAGTAGGTAGTTATGGTTTTGAAATCCATGAAATGAGTGAAGTTTCAGCCATCGACTACGGACAATTAGCACTTTCTAATCAGCCGAGTTTTCATATCCCGTATTTGTTTAATTATGTTGGAAAACCAGCATCAACTCAAGTAGTTGTTAAACAATTAATGACTCGTTTATTCAACAGCGGTTTTGAAGGATTCCCTGGGGATGAAGATAACGGCAGTATGTCAGGCTGGTTTGTATTTAGCTCCATGGGCTTCTATCCGGTAACCCCAGGCAGTGGAGAGTATGTTTTAGGAATCCCACTTTTTGATGAAGTGACCATTCATCTGCCTGATGGTAAAACATGGGAAATTGAAACTAGAAACAATACAGCACAGGCTAATTTTGTGACTGAAGTTTATAAAAACCAGGTGCCATATAATAAGTTGTACTTAACTCATGCAGATTTGCTTAGCGGCGGACGTTTTACCGTGCATTTGGGGTTAGCCCCTGTGTATAAAAAGATAACCAAAGAAGAACGGCCTTTTTCATTAAAGAATCGACTTATCTAG